In one window of Tellurirhabdus rosea DNA:
- a CDS encoding ribonucleoside-diphosphate reductase subunit alpha has product MYVIKRDGRRESVKFDKITARIEKLCYGLEPAYVQPVEVAMKVVSGLYDGVKTTELDNLAAETAASMTTKHPDYAILAARIAISNLHKETNKSFSGNIKRLYNYIDPKTGENAALISKEVYDVVRKHAALLDSTIIYDRDFGYDYFGFKTLEKSYLLKMDGRIAERPQHMLMRVAVGIHMEDIDAAIETYHLLSEKWFTHATPTLFNAGTPKPQMSSCFLLTMKDDSIEGIYDTLKQTAKISQSAGGIGLSIHNVRATGTYIKGTNGTSNGIVPMLRVFNDTARYVDQGGGKRKGSFAIYLEPWHADVFDFLQMKKNHGKEELRARDLFYAMWVPDLFMKRVEANDTWSLFCPHECPGLADTYGDEFEKLYESYEREGKARKTIKAQDLWFEILESQTETGTPYMLFKDHANRKSNQKNLGTIKSSNLCTEIMEYTSPDEVAVCNLASIALPKFIKTGPDGVARFDHEKLFEITKVVTRNLNKIIDLNYYPVEEARRSNMRHRPIGIGVQGLADAFIMLRMPFESDEARQLNKDVFETIYYGAMVASMEQAKVDGPYETWAGSPISQGIFQFDMWEEDGQPVKPDSGRWDWEALREDVKKHGVRNSLLLAPMPTASTSQILGNNECFEPFTSNIYLRRVLSGEFVVVNKYLLKDLVKLGLWNDNMKNMLIAANGSVQDIPYIPQNLKDLYKTVWEIKQKHIIDMAADRGAFICQSQSLNIHMVDANFGKLTSMHFYAWKRGLKTGMYYLRTKAAADAVKFTVEKMAEPQLEPAVTAVQEQPLNYVKYAQDHAPQVAALPQVSDAEINYSAMQCSLDDPEGCEMCGS; this is encoded by the coding sequence GGCCTTTACGACGGTGTGAAAACGACCGAACTCGACAATCTGGCGGCCGAAACCGCGGCCTCGATGACCACCAAACACCCGGACTACGCCATCCTGGCCGCCCGGATCGCCATCTCCAACCTGCACAAGGAAACGAATAAATCGTTCTCCGGCAATATTAAACGGCTCTATAATTACATCGACCCCAAAACGGGCGAAAATGCCGCGCTGATCTCGAAGGAAGTCTACGACGTGGTCCGCAAACACGCCGCCCTGCTCGATTCCACCATCATCTACGACCGGGATTTCGGCTACGATTATTTCGGCTTCAAAACGCTCGAAAAATCTTACCTGCTGAAAATGGACGGCCGCATCGCCGAACGTCCGCAGCACATGCTGATGCGGGTCGCCGTCGGAATCCACATGGAAGACATCGACGCGGCCATCGAAACCTACCACCTGCTGTCGGAAAAGTGGTTTACGCACGCCACCCCGACGCTCTTCAACGCCGGAACGCCGAAGCCGCAGATGTCGAGCTGCTTCCTGCTGACGATGAAGGACGACAGCATCGAGGGCATTTACGACACGCTCAAACAGACGGCCAAAATCTCGCAGTCGGCGGGCGGCATCGGCCTGAGCATTCACAACGTCCGCGCGACCGGCACCTACATCAAAGGCACGAACGGCACTTCCAACGGCATTGTGCCGATGCTGCGCGTCTTCAACGACACGGCCCGCTACGTGGACCAGGGCGGCGGTAAGCGCAAAGGCTCTTTTGCGATCTACCTCGAACCCTGGCATGCCGATGTGTTCGATTTTCTGCAGATGAAAAAGAACCACGGCAAGGAAGAACTCCGCGCCCGCGACCTGTTCTACGCCATGTGGGTACCCGACCTGTTCATGAAGCGCGTGGAAGCCAACGACACCTGGTCCTTGTTCTGCCCGCACGAGTGCCCCGGTCTGGCCGATACCTACGGCGACGAGTTTGAGAAGCTGTACGAAAGCTACGAGCGCGAAGGCAAAGCCCGCAAGACCATCAAGGCGCAGGACCTGTGGTTCGAAATTCTGGAATCACAGACCGAAACCGGCACGCCCTACATGCTTTTCAAGGACCACGCCAACCGCAAGTCCAACCAGAAGAACCTCGGCACCATCAAGTCGTCGAACCTCTGCACGGAGATCATGGAATACACCTCGCCCGACGAGGTGGCCGTGTGTAACCTCGCCTCGATTGCCCTGCCAAAGTTCATCAAGACCGGCCCGGACGGCGTGGCGCGCTTCGACCACGAGAAGCTGTTTGAAATCACGAAGGTGGTGACGCGCAACCTGAACAAGATCATCGACCTGAACTACTACCCGGTGGAGGAAGCCCGCCGCTCGAACATGCGCCACCGCCCGATCGGCATCGGCGTACAGGGGCTGGCTGATGCCTTCATCATGCTCCGGATGCCGTTCGAATCGGACGAAGCGCGGCAACTGAACAAGGACGTTTTCGAGACGATCTACTACGGCGCAATGGTGGCGTCGATGGAGCAGGCCAAAGTCGATGGACCGTACGAAACCTGGGCCGGTTCGCCGATCTCGCAGGGTATCTTCCAGTTCGACATGTGGGAAGAGGACGGACAGCCCGTCAAACCCGATTCGGGCCGCTGGGACTGGGAGGCGCTGCGCGAAGACGTGAAGAAACATGGCGTGCGCAACTCCCTGCTGCTGGCGCCGATGCCGACCGCCTCGACCTCGCAGATTCTGGGCAACAACGAGTGTTTTGAGCCGTTTACGTCGAACATCTACCTGCGGCGCGTGCTGTCGGGCGAGTTTGTGGTCGTAAACAAGTACCTGCTGAAAGACCTCGTGAAGCTCGGCCTGTGGAACGACAACATGAAAAACATGCTGATCGCCGCCAACGGCTCGGTACAGGATATTCCGTACATCCCGCAGAATCTGAAAGACCTCTACAAGACGGTCTGGGAGATCAAGCAGAAGCACATCATCGACATGGCCGCCGACCGGGGCGCGTTCATCTGCCAGTCGCAGTCGCTGAACATCCACATGGTGGACGCCAACTTCGGCAAGCTGACCTCGATGCACTTCTACGCCTGGAAGCGGGGTCTGAAGACGGGCATGTACTACCTCCGCACGAAAGCCGCCGCCGACGCCGTCAAGTTTACGGTCGAGAAGATGGCCGAGCCGCAGCTGGAGCCCGCCGTGACCGCCGTGCAGGAGCAGCCGCTGAACTACGTCAAATACGCCCAGGACCACGCTCCGCAGGTGGCCGCCCTGCCGCAGGTGAGCGACGCCGAAATCAATTACTCCGCGATGCAGTGCTCGCTGGACGACCCGGAAGGGTGTGAAATGTGTGGGTCGTAA
- a CDS encoding HEPN domain-containing protein, with protein sequence MPQKAEFQRMAQDKLAGAECLYNEKFYNDAYYLAGYAAEFAFKAAICSRLDIEMFDESQVNKRISEPLKIHSLETLLIYSGLSRRLQTDKAVNIGLDQAWSIVSGWKEDRRYEAGPYRPQTVRRFLDATKIFLQWIQSHW encoded by the coding sequence ATGCCCCAAAAAGCGGAGTTTCAAAGAATGGCTCAGGATAAACTTGCAGGAGCCGAATGTCTTTACAATGAAAAGTTTTACAACGATGCTTATTATTTGGCAGGTTATGCAGCAGAGTTTGCCTTCAAAGCAGCCATATGCTCTCGCCTGGACATTGAGATGTTTGATGAATCTCAGGTAAATAAAAGAATATCAGAACCGTTGAAGATTCATTCGCTGGAAACCCTATTGATTTATTCGGGGTTAAGCAGGAGATTGCAGACGGATAAGGCAGTAAATATTGGTCTCGATCAGGCATGGTCCATCGTGTCAGGTTGGAAAGAGGACCGACGATATGAAGCTGGTCCATACAGGCCTCAAACGGTCAGACGCTTTCTGGATGCTACAAAAATATTTTTACAATGGATACAAAGTCACTGGTAG
- a CDS encoding PAS domain S-box protein, which produces MTGDHIPVGDDTASANERFQLIAKSTNDIFWDWNLETNEIWRNERFDKLFGNAEAPTGPESWASLIHPDDRERVSRRVQEVIDQGTELAEEYRLRRPNGTYAQVFDRAFAVRHNGRTVRMVGSLMDISEQFRLQQALRNVERRFQNAFDNASVGIVISDPDGGFLQVNRAFCQMTGYSPDELYRQTYEQLVHPDDLPRYQKKLDGLLKGKSGSLVDQKRCLHKDGRTVWLSINSTVNQDEYGRPETIFSIIQDITQDMALRESQQKMLSMVESSLTFMAIADLDGRVAYINKAGRELVGMEEDEPLAGKMVADFYSPEQFAFIRDVAIPTLLSQGSWAGRVMLRHFKTGEPIPCHASGIRINDPTTGKAIGRGFTMRDLRPELSAQEAQQKLLALVENSVELMSVLELDGRNSYINKAGRQMLGFDSDEEVLATPITSLHSPEDFSLVREQVLPSVMNTGRWSGVMRVRHLKTGEHFPLYNNTIRIDDPATGQPIAIGAVMRDMRPEMANQRALLESEARFRNMIVQAPVAIGMLRGEDLVIVEANRYILELWGKGVEIIGKPLLAALPEIKGQGFIELLEGVYASGEAYYGYEVLAQLERSKGLEDCYFNFVYAPIRESDGTISGIIVVATEVTPQVKAKKELEESEKRFRNLVLGAPMATAVYAGPDMVIQLANEAMLKLWGKDASVIGKKLHDALPELEGQPFHQLLTDVYTSGVAYQAKEDRADLVVDGKLQTFYFNFTYKPLRDADGKVYAILNMALDITYQVNAKQQLRETEESLREAVDLAELATWTINPATAEMTSSDRVRDWLGVDGPLPPELIVGCVHEKDRPEFERITQAALDPASGGHMDLEYTVINQRTGQEHILHTQARVLFDENGSPYLIRGTSQEITAQRMTEQELEKQVQVRTEELKKSNQQLQQSNQELERYAYVASHDLQEPLRKIQIYSGLLAERFRKDVSEEGLYYLNKVEESANRMSVLIKNILDFSRTSHQMQLLEEVDLNEVVESVQKDLEMALSQKNARVEVERLCRLEAVPVQMRQLFYNLIGNALKFAREEVRPEIVIRSRELTEAEVRRYEKLNPRLRHCEITVSDNGIGFNPAFADKIFGLFQRLHPQQQYQGTGIGLALCQRIVVNHQGELWAESEEGKGATFHLVLPLTRA; this is translated from the coding sequence ATGACCGGGGATCACATACCTGTTGGGGACGATACGGCATCGGCCAATGAGCGATTCCAGCTCATTGCCAAAAGCACCAACGATATTTTCTGGGACTGGAATCTGGAAACCAACGAAATCTGGCGGAACGAACGGTTTGATAAGCTATTCGGGAATGCTGAGGCGCCAACCGGACCCGAAAGCTGGGCTTCCCTCATCCATCCCGACGACCGGGAGCGCGTCAGCCGCCGGGTGCAGGAGGTGATCGATCAGGGCACCGAACTGGCCGAAGAATACCGGCTCCGGCGACCCAACGGCACCTACGCGCAGGTCTTCGACCGGGCCTTTGCCGTCCGGCATAATGGCAGAACCGTCCGCATGGTCGGCTCGCTGATGGATATCTCGGAGCAGTTCCGGCTGCAACAGGCCCTCCGCAATGTCGAAAGACGCTTTCAGAACGCGTTTGACAACGCCTCGGTAGGCATCGTTATTTCCGACCCCGACGGCGGATTCCTTCAGGTCAACCGGGCGTTCTGCCAGATGACCGGGTACAGCCCCGACGAACTGTATCGGCAGACCTACGAACAACTCGTGCACCCCGACGACCTGCCACGCTACCAGAAAAAACTGGACGGTCTGCTGAAAGGGAAATCCGGCTCTCTGGTGGACCAGAAACGCTGCCTGCACAAAGACGGCCGCACCGTCTGGCTCAGCATCAACAGCACGGTCAACCAGGACGAATACGGGCGACCGGAGACGATTTTCTCGATCATTCAGGATATTACCCAGGATATGGCGCTGCGCGAAAGCCAGCAGAAAATGCTCTCCATGGTCGAGAGCAGCCTCACGTTCATGGCCATCGCCGACCTCGACGGACGGGTGGCCTACATCAACAAAGCCGGTCGCGAACTGGTCGGCATGGAAGAAGACGAGCCGCTGGCCGGAAAGATGGTCGCCGACTTTTACTCGCCCGAACAGTTTGCCTTTATTCGCGACGTAGCCATACCGACGCTGCTGAGCCAGGGGTCGTGGGCCGGGCGGGTGATGCTGCGGCATTTCAAAACCGGCGAGCCCATTCCCTGCCACGCCAGCGGCATCCGGATCAACGACCCGACGACCGGCAAAGCCATCGGGCGGGGCTTTACCATGCGCGATCTGCGTCCGGAACTGAGCGCGCAGGAAGCCCAGCAAAAACTACTGGCCCTGGTCGAGAACAGCGTGGAACTGATGTCGGTCCTGGAACTGGACGGACGCAACTCGTACATCAATAAGGCCGGTCGGCAGATGCTCGGCTTCGACAGTGATGAGGAAGTGCTCGCCACGCCCATTACCAGCCTGCATAGCCCGGAGGACTTTTCGCTGGTACGGGAACAGGTATTGCCGTCGGTGATGAATACCGGCCGCTGGTCGGGCGTTATGCGGGTGCGTCACCTGAAAACCGGCGAGCATTTTCCCCTCTACAACAACACCATCCGCATCGACGACCCGGCCACCGGCCAGCCCATAGCGATAGGGGCCGTCATGCGGGACATGCGCCCGGAAATGGCAAACCAGCGGGCGCTGCTCGAAAGCGAGGCGCGTTTCCGGAACATGATTGTACAGGCGCCGGTCGCCATCGGCATGCTCCGCGGCGAGGACCTGGTTATCGTAGAAGCGAACAGATATATCCTCGAATTATGGGGAAAAGGCGTCGAAATCATCGGCAAACCGCTGCTGGCAGCACTCCCCGAAATTAAGGGCCAGGGATTTATCGAACTGCTGGAGGGCGTCTATGCTTCCGGCGAAGCCTACTACGGCTACGAAGTGCTCGCCCAGCTCGAACGGAGCAAGGGGCTGGAAGACTGTTATTTCAACTTTGTCTACGCCCCCATCCGGGAAAGCGACGGGACCATCAGCGGCATTATCGTGGTCGCCACGGAGGTAACCCCACAGGTCAAAGCCAAAAAAGAACTGGAGGAAAGTGAAAAGCGCTTCCGCAACCTGGTTCTGGGTGCGCCGATGGCAACGGCCGTGTACGCCGGTCCCGACATGGTGATCCAGCTCGCCAACGAAGCCATGTTGAAGCTCTGGGGCAAAGACGCTTCGGTCATCGGAAAAAAACTGCACGACGCCCTGCCGGAACTCGAAGGGCAGCCTTTTCACCAGCTGCTCACCGACGTGTATACCAGCGGCGTCGCTTATCAGGCGAAAGAGGACCGCGCCGATCTGGTCGTGGACGGAAAGCTCCAGACATTTTACTTCAACTTCACGTATAAACCGCTGCGGGACGCCGACGGCAAGGTGTACGCCATTCTGAACATGGCGCTCGACATCACCTATCAGGTCAACGCCAAACAGCAGCTCCGGGAGACGGAAGAAAGCCTGCGCGAAGCCGTCGATCTGGCAGAACTGGCGACCTGGACGATCAATCCGGCGACGGCGGAGATGACCTCTTCGGACCGCGTGCGCGACTGGCTGGGCGTGGACGGCCCCCTGCCGCCGGAACTGATTGTCGGGTGCGTGCACGAAAAGGACCGGCCCGAATTCGAGCGGATAACCCAGGCGGCCCTGGACCCGGCTTCCGGCGGCCATATGGACCTCGAATATACGGTCATTAACCAGCGAACGGGGCAGGAACACATTCTGCACACCCAGGCCCGCGTCCTGTTCGACGAAAACGGCAGCCCGTACCTGATTCGGGGTACATCGCAGGAGATTACCGCCCAGCGCATGACGGAGCAGGAACTGGAAAAACAGGTGCAGGTGCGGACCGAAGAACTCAAAAAGTCGAACCAGCAGCTCCAGCAGTCGAATCAGGAACTGGAACGGTACGCCTATGTGGCTTCGCACGATCTGCAGGAGCCGCTGCGGAAAATCCAGATTTACTCCGGCCTGCTGGCCGAACGTTTCCGCAAGGACGTCAGTGAAGAAGGACTCTATTACCTCAACAAAGTGGAGGAATCGGCCAACCGGATGTCGGTTCTGATCAAGAACATTCTGGACTTCTCGCGCACCAGCCACCAGATGCAGCTGCTGGAAGAGGTTGACCTCAACGAAGTGGTGGAATCGGTGCAGAAAGACCTGGAAATGGCTCTGAGCCAGAAAAATGCGCGGGTGGAGGTGGAGCGGCTGTGCCGGCTGGAGGCGGTCCCCGTGCAGATGCGGCAATTGTTTTATAACCTGATCGGCAACGCCCTGAAGTTTGCCCGGGAAGAGGTGCGGCCCGAGATCGTCATCCGTTCCCGCGAACTGACGGAGGCCGAGGTCCGGCGATACGAGAAGCTCAATCCGCGGCTGCGGCATTGCGAAATCACCGTGTCGGACAACGGCATCGGCTTCAATCCGGCATTTGCCGACAAAATTTTCGGGCTGTTCCAGCGGCTTCACCCGCAGCAGCAGTACCAGGGAACGGGTATCGGGCTGGCGCTCTGCCAGCGGATTGTGGTCAACCACCAGGGCGAACTCTGGGCCGAATCCGAAGAAGGGAAAGGAGCCACTTTCCACCTGGTTCTGCCCCTTACGCGGGCCTGA